A genomic region of Kribbella sp. NBC_00382 contains the following coding sequences:
- a CDS encoding DUF1707 SHOCT-like domain-containing protein translates to MTDRYKGRPKADLANLAGMAAAAGQEARAVAARRRMQPLRLTDEERRVAIDELSEQFAIGRLDEVELHRRVDIVNESVTHADLQPAFHGLPQPVLYAPKPRQPGRWRWAAFVGAVWLALPFFLTGLVFLVFGREIAAAVFGVPALAWVAVMWRWAKAPTRKSRRT, encoded by the coding sequence ATGACCGATCGGTACAAAGGCCGGCCGAAAGCTGATCTGGCCAACCTGGCCGGGATGGCCGCGGCCGCTGGGCAAGAGGCCCGTGCTGTCGCCGCGCGCCGCCGGATGCAACCACTCCGCCTGACCGACGAGGAGCGCCGCGTCGCCATCGACGAGCTCTCCGAGCAGTTCGCGATCGGCCGCCTCGACGAGGTCGAGCTGCATCGCCGCGTCGACATCGTGAACGAGTCCGTCACCCACGCCGACCTCCAACCGGCCTTCCACGGACTCCCACAACCAGTCCTCTACGCACCGAAACCACGCCAACCCGGCCGCTGGCGCTGGGCCGCCTTCGTCGGAGCGGTCTGGCTCGCCTTGCCGTTCTTCCTGACCGGCTTGGTCTTCCTGGTCTTCGGCCGCGAGATCGCCGCCGCCGTCTTCGGCGTACCGGCTCTGGCCTGGGTCGCCGTGATGTGGCGCTGGGCCAAGGCGCCCACCCGCAAGTCCCGCCGGACCTAG
- a CDS encoding tyrosine-protein phosphatase — MSRELEWEGAVNARDLGGLPAGSGTIQPGRVYRSARPDLLTDTGWKQLADAGVSTVIDLRNDYERLEVRVLDVIHHHPVEDQQDSEFMAVWGDRLDSPAYYSEVLRRWPGLVTSVFARIADAPEGGVLVHCKACRDRTGMVIAMLLQLVGTPVADILDDYELGLRTINAYYEATPAAGETPLTADALEQHCADNCLAMVAFLGSTDVAGYLTNSGLTFEQLDQLRDRLTRP; from the coding sequence GTGAGCCGAGAGCTGGAGTGGGAGGGCGCGGTCAACGCGCGTGATCTCGGCGGTCTGCCGGCTGGGTCGGGGACGATCCAGCCGGGCCGGGTCTACCGTTCCGCGCGACCTGACCTGCTGACCGACACCGGCTGGAAGCAACTGGCTGATGCGGGCGTCAGCACGGTGATCGACCTGCGGAACGACTACGAGCGGCTCGAAGTACGGGTGCTCGATGTCATTCACCACCATCCGGTCGAGGACCAGCAGGACTCCGAGTTCATGGCGGTGTGGGGCGACCGGCTGGACAGCCCGGCGTACTACTCCGAGGTGCTCCGGCGCTGGCCGGGCCTGGTCACCTCGGTATTCGCCCGGATCGCGGACGCCCCGGAAGGTGGCGTTCTCGTCCACTGCAAGGCCTGCCGGGACCGTACCGGCATGGTCATCGCGATGCTGCTCCAACTAGTCGGCACTCCGGTCGCCGACATCCTCGACGACTATGAGCTGGGCTTGCGGACGATCAACGCGTACTACGAGGCGACGCCGGCGGCAGGTGAGACGCCGCTCACCGCGGACGCGCTCGAGCAGCACTGCGCGGACAACTGCCTGGCGATGGTTGCGTTTCTTGGGTCGACCGATGTCGCCGGGTATCTCACCAACAGCGGCCTGACGTTCGAGCAGCTGGACCAGCTCAGGGACCGGCTGACTCGTCCCTGA